A stretch of DNA from Streptomyces venezuelae:
ACGAGGGCGCGGTGACCCGGCGGACCGTGGAGCCGCACCGGCTGGTGTGCAGCGAGCGCCGCTGGTACCTGGTCGGCTGGGATGTGGACCGGGCCGACTGGCGGACCTTCCGGGCCGACCGGATCGAGCCGAAACCGCCGCACGGCCCGCGCTTCACCCCGCGTACCCCGCCGGCCGAGGATCTGGCGGCCTATGTGTCCCAGGGCGTCTCGCAGCGGGCGTACGCCGCCCAGGCGGTGATCCGGCTGCATGTGCCGGCCGAGGAGGCGGCGCAGGAGATCTCCCCGTCGGCCGGGGTGCTGGAGCCGGTGGACGCGCACACCTGCCTGCTGCACACCGGGGCGGTGAGTCTGGACGTCCTGGTGGTCCATGTGCTGCTGATGGGCTTCGAGTTCGAGGTGGTGGAGCCGCCGGAGCTGGCCGAGCGGATCAGGGACGCCCGGGATCTGCTGGTCCGGGCAGTTCACCGGTCTGCGGATCCCGCTGCCGGAACTGCTGCTCCGCGTACTGCGGATGGTGCAGGTCGAAGGCCGGGGACTCGGAGCGGATCCGGGGCAGTTCGGTGAAGTTGTGGCGGGGCGGCGGGCAGCTTGTCGCCCATTCCAGTGAGCGCCCGTAGCCCCAGGGGTCGTCCACGTCCACCCTCACGCCGTACCGGTGGGTCTTCCAGACGTTGTAGAGGAACGGCAGCGTGGAGAGGCCGAGGAGGAAGGCGCCGATGGTGGAGATGGTGTTGAGCACGGTGAAGCCGTCGGCCGCCAGGTAGTCGGCGTACCGGCGGGGCATGCCCTCGGCGCCCAGCCAGTGCTGGACCAGGAAGGTGGTGTGGAAGCCGATGAAGAGGGTCCAGAAGTGGATCTTGCCAAGCCGTTCGTCGAGCAGCTTGCCGGTGAACTTGGGCCACCAGAAGGAGAAGCCGGCGAAGGTCGCGAAGACCACCGTGCCGAACACCGTGTAGTGGAAGTGCGCGACCACGAAGTACGAGTCGGTGACCTGGAAGTCCATCGGTGGGGAGGCCAGGATCACCCCGGTGAGCCCGCCGAGCAGGAAACTGACCAGGAAGCCGACGGACCACAGCATCGGGGTCTCGAAGGACAGTGATCCCTTCAGCATGGTGCCGGTCCAGTTGAAGAACTTCACCCCGGTCGGCACTGCGATCAGGAAGGACAGCAGGGAGAAGAAGGGCAGCAGCACCGCGCCGGTGGCGAACATGTGGTGGGCCCACACCACCACCGACAGCCCGGTGATGGCCATGGTCGCGGCGACCAGGGTCACGTACCCGAAGACCGGCTTGCGCGAGAACACCGGCAGGATCTCGGTGACGATCCCGAAGAACGGCAGCGCGATGATGTAGACCTCGGGATGCCCGAAGAACCAGAACAGGTGCTGCCACAGCAGGGCTCCGCCGAACTCGGGCTGGAAGACCACCGAGCCGAAGCGGCGGTCGGACTCCAGGACCAGCAGCGAGGCGGCGAGCACCGGGAACGCGAACAGCACCAGGACCGAGGTGAGCAGCACGTTCCAGGTGAAGATGGGCATCCGGAACATGGTCATACCGGGCGCGCGCATCCCGATGATGGTGGTGATGAAGTTGACCGCGCCGAGGATCGTGCCGAAGCCGGAGAGCGCCAGGCCCATGATCCACATGTCGGCGCCGATGCCGGGGGACCGTTCCAGGCTGTTGAGCGGGGCGTACGCGGTCCAGCCGAAGCTGGCCGGGCCGGTGGGGGTGAGGAGCGATCCCAGCACGATCAGCCCGCCGAACAGGAACAGCCAGTAGGACAGCATGTTCAGCCGGGGGAAGGCCACGTCCGGGGAGCCGATCTGAAGCGGCATGATCTCGTTGGCGAAACCGGCGAAGGTCGGGGTCGCGAAGAGCAGCAGCATGATCGTGCCGTGCAGGGTGAAGGCCTGGTTGAACTGGTCGTTCGAGATCAGCTGGAGGCCGGGCCGGGCCAGCTCGGCCCGCATCAGCAGGGCCAGCAGACCGGCCACCAGGAAGAATCCGAACGAGGTGACCAGGTACAGGTGGCCGATCTTCTTGTGGTCGGTGGTGGTCAGCCAGTCGACCAGCAGCCGGCCCCGGTGCCGGACCGCAGGAGTGGCCGTCCCTGTCGCCGTTCCCATCGATGGTCCCCTCACTGAGGTGCCTCAGACCCGGGTGACGATGCTCGCAGTAGCTCCGGGCAACGGCGCGGGGACGCGCCAGTGAAGAAGAAGTGAGGGTTCGGAGCGGGTTGTGGCGGTCCGGTCCGCGACCGGAGTCGGAATCGGTGTGTGCGGGCCGTAAGAGGGCTTGAAGGGCGGCTCGGCCGGAATCCCCGGAGGGGAATTCCGGCCGAGCCGGGAAGGAATGCAAAAGAGTGTCTGCGCCGGGCGTGTCGCGCGCTGGAAAACAATTCGCGGACCGCTCGAATCGTATGTCGGCGCCGCCGTTGCCCGGTCAAAGAGTTGTCGACATTCCGTGACCTAAGCGTGACCCGATTCGGCTGAAAGTATGGGC
This window harbors:
- a CDS encoding helix-turn-helix transcriptional regulator, which codes for MLETSARLLRLLSLLQAHREWTGADLAERLGVTPRTVRRDVDRLRELGYPVNASPGTGGGYSLGAGAELPPLLLDDDEAVAVAVGLRTAAGNGVEGIGEASVRALAKLEQVLPGRLRRRVSTLNEFTVPMLRGPQHSTVDASVLTELAAVCRDNERLRFGYRDHEGAVTRRTVEPHRLVCSERRWYLVGWDVDRADWRTFRADRIEPKPPHGPRFTPRTPPAEDLAAYVSQGVSQRAYAAQAVIRLHVPAEEAAQEISPSAGVLEPVDAHTCLLHTGAVSLDVLVVHVLLMGFEFEVVEPPELAERIRDARDLLVRAVHRSADPAAGTAAPRTADGAGRRPGTRSGSGAVR